The Daucus carota subsp. sativus chromosome 2, DH1 v3.0, whole genome shotgun sequence genome includes a window with the following:
- the LOC108208033 gene encoding glycine-rich cell wall structural protein 2-like, producing MKMVSPKVIASAFLVLFLVDICFAARAPKALYGKGGGGGGGGGKGGGGGGGGSDEYGSGSGYGSGYGSGGGSGYGGYGGEGEEYGSGGGGGSGGGGGGGGGRGSGGGYGSGYGSGSGSGYGSGGGKGRGGGRGGGQGGGGGGGGGSGSGSGSGSGSGYGSGSGSGYGSGGGRGSGGGGGGGGGGGGGGGGGGGSGSGSGYGSGSGYGSGYGSGGGDGGDHEP from the coding sequence ATGAAAATGGTTAGTCCAAAGGTGATTGCTTCTGCATTTTTGGTTTTGTTCTTGGTGGATATCTGTTTTGCAGCCAGGGCTCCTAAGGCATTGTATGGTAAAGGTGGCGGAGGTGGAGGGGGAGGGGGGAAAGGAGGTGGTGGAGGTGGAGGCGGGTCAGATGAATATGGGTCTGGTTCAGGATACGGTTCTGGTTATGGATCTGGGGGAGGTTCAGGGTACGGTGGTTATGGTGGGGAAGGGGAAGAATATGGTAgtggtggaggtggaggaaGTGGAGGAGGGGGTGGTGGGGGAGGTGGAAGGGGCTCAGGCGGGGGTTACGGATCTGGTTATGGGTCTGGAAGTGGATCAGGGTATGGATCAGGTGGCGGAAAAGGTAGGGGTGGAGGTCGCGGTGGGGGTCAaggtggaggaggtggaggcGGAGGTGGATCTGGTTCTGGTTCGGGATCAGGTAGTGGTTCAGGGTATGGTAGTGGCAGCGGCTCAGGATATGGGTCAGGAGGCGGCAGGGGCAGtggaggaggtggtggtggaggaggaggcGGTGGAGGTGGAGGGGGAGGAGGTGGTGGTTCAGGCTCTGGGTCAGGATATGGTAGTGGATCAGGTTACGGATCAGGTTATGGTTCAGGTGGTGGTGATGGAGGGGATCATGAACCATGA